From Eubalaena glacialis isolate mEubGla1 chromosome 5, mEubGla1.1.hap2.+ XY, whole genome shotgun sequence, one genomic window encodes:
- the LOC133092221 gene encoding cytochrome c oxidase assembly protein COX18, mitochondrial isoform X1: MLCRLSVRWLQPWPALQLRGLGPPVAPAPTGGPKPSALPLWAVASVSAVGPSGAGGWYEALATSAPVQGAEDVLLFAHTASGLPWWGSILLTTVALRGAVTLPLAAYQHYILAKVENLQPEIKNIARHLNQEVAVRANQLGWSKRAARLTYLKTMRRLVSELYVRDNCHPFKATVLVWIQLPMWIFMSVALRNFSTGATHSEGFSVQEQLATGGVLWFPDLTALDSTWILPVSIGVINLLIVEIFALQKIGMSRFQTYITYFVRAVSVLMIPIAATVPSSLVLYWLCSSLMGLAQNLLLRSPRFRQLCRIPLTKSDSDTPYKDLFAAFYAKFISRK; encoded by the exons ATGCTGTGCCGGCTGAGCGTTAGGTGGCTGCAACCGTGGCCTGCTCTGCAGCTTCGGGGCTTGGGCCCACCGGTCGCACCGGCCCCCACCGGCGGCCCCAAGCCCTCCGCTCTGCCATTGTGGGCGGTGGCATCAGTCTCTGCAGTTGGCCCGAGCGGCGCGGGTGGCTGGTACGAAGCCCTGGCTACGTCGGCGCCGGTGCAGGGCGCCGAGGACGTGCTGCTCTTTGCGCACACCGCCTCGGGCCTGCCCTGGTGGGGCAGCATTCTCCTCACCACCGTGGCCCTGCGCGGCGCAGTCACGCTTCCCCTGGCCGCCTACCAGCACTACATCCTGGCCAAG GTGGAAAAtttgcagccagaaataaaaaacattgcAAGGCATCTTAACCAAGAAGTTGCAGTTCGTGCAAATCAGTTGGGGTGGTCCAAAAGAGCTGCCAG GCTCACTTATCTAAAGACTATGCGGAGGCTCGTTTCAGAGCTGTATGTTCGGGATAACTGCCACCCTTTCAAAGCCACTGTGTTGGTCTGGATTCAGCTTCCAATGTGGATATTCATGTCTGTTGCTCTCCGGAATTTTAGCACAGGGGCAACACATTCAGAAG GTTTTTCTGTTCAGGAGCAGTTAGCTACCGGTGGGGTCCTATGGTTTCCTGACCTCACTGCCCTGGATTCCACTTGGATTCTGCCTGTCTCCATTGGTGTCATCAATTTATTAATAGTGGAG ATTTTTGCTCTGCAAAAAATTGGAATGTCTCGTTTCCAGACATATATTACGTACTTTGTTCGTGCAGTATCAGTGTTGATGATTCCAATTGCAGCGACAGTACCTTCA TCGCTTGTTCTCTACTGGTTATGCTCCAGCCTCATGGGCCTTGCACAGAACTTGCTGCTGCGTTCTCCTAGATTTCGCCAACTTTGTCGAATACCGTTGACCAAGTCAGACTCAGACACTCCTTATAAAGACCTCTTTGCTGCCTTTTACGCCAAGTTCATTTCAAGAAAATGA
- the LOC133092221 gene encoding cytochrome c oxidase assembly protein COX18, mitochondrial isoform X2 yields MLCRLSVRWLQPWPALQLRGLGPPVAPAPTGGPKPSALPLWAVASVSAVGPSGAGGWYEALATSAPVQGAEDVLLFAHTASGLPWWGSILLTTVALRGAVTLPLAAYQHYILAKVENLQPEIKNIARHLNQEVAVRANQLGWSKRAARLTYLKTMRRLVSELYVRDNCHPFKATVLVWIQLPMWIFMSVALRNFSTGATHSEAGFSVQEQLATGGVLWFPDLTALDSTWILPVSIGVINLLIVEIFALQKIGMSRFQTYITYFVRAVSVLMIPIAATVPSSLVLYWLCSSLMGLAQNLLLRSPRFRQLCRIPLTKSDSDTPYKDLFAAFYAKFISRK; encoded by the exons ATGCTGTGCCGGCTGAGCGTTAGGTGGCTGCAACCGTGGCCTGCTCTGCAGCTTCGGGGCTTGGGCCCACCGGTCGCACCGGCCCCCACCGGCGGCCCCAAGCCCTCCGCTCTGCCATTGTGGGCGGTGGCATCAGTCTCTGCAGTTGGCCCGAGCGGCGCGGGTGGCTGGTACGAAGCCCTGGCTACGTCGGCGCCGGTGCAGGGCGCCGAGGACGTGCTGCTCTTTGCGCACACCGCCTCGGGCCTGCCCTGGTGGGGCAGCATTCTCCTCACCACCGTGGCCCTGCGCGGCGCAGTCACGCTTCCCCTGGCCGCCTACCAGCACTACATCCTGGCCAAG GTGGAAAAtttgcagccagaaataaaaaacattgcAAGGCATCTTAACCAAGAAGTTGCAGTTCGTGCAAATCAGTTGGGGTGGTCCAAAAGAGCTGCCAG GCTCACTTATCTAAAGACTATGCGGAGGCTCGTTTCAGAGCTGTATGTTCGGGATAACTGCCACCCTTTCAAAGCCACTGTGTTGGTCTGGATTCAGCTTCCAATGTGGATATTCATGTCTGTTGCTCTCCGGAATTTTAGCACAGGGGCAACACATTCAGAAG CAGGTTTTTCTGTTCAGGAGCAGTTAGCTACCGGTGGGGTCCTATGGTTTCCTGACCTCACTGCCCTGGATTCCACTTGGATTCTGCCTGTCTCCATTGGTGTCATCAATTTATTAATAGTGGAG ATTTTTGCTCTGCAAAAAATTGGAATGTCTCGTTTCCAGACATATATTACGTACTTTGTTCGTGCAGTATCAGTGTTGATGATTCCAATTGCAGCGACAGTACCTTCA TCGCTTGTTCTCTACTGGTTATGCTCCAGCCTCATGGGCCTTGCACAGAACTTGCTGCTGCGTTCTCCTAGATTTCGCCAACTTTGTCGAATACCGTTGACCAAGTCAGACTCAGACACTCCTTATAAAGACCTCTTTGCTGCCTTTTACGCCAAGTTCATTTCAAGAAAATGA